Proteins co-encoded in one Balneolaceae bacterium genomic window:
- the argC gene encoding N-acetyl-gamma-glutamyl-phosphate reductase: MPKYKVGIVGATGYTGSELVRLLVQHPDVTLDFVTSESYTGSKITEIHPHLQDLVDITLISIDDVAEYEPDLVFLALPHGVSMNFVKDHGLDEFIIIDLSGDFRFSSQSVYEEWYKKDHISAEYMEQSVYGLPELFRDKIRNARLVANPGCYPTSAILALAPLIKHGYINPSSIVVDSKSGVTGAGAKPKEGLHFPDVFGNFSAYSLVNHRHTPEIENTLLDYSGYSTEVLFTPHLLPIDRGILTTTYSTPKKEVNTELVEELFHSVYEKEHFVRVFDSPPSLKNIRGSNYCDIHAAYDERTHKIITISTIDNLVKGAAGQAVQNMNIVFGLIESTGLKHIPLNP, encoded by the coding sequence ATGCCAAAGTATAAAGTAGGAATTGTCGGAGCGACCGGTTATACCGGTTCTGAGTTAGTAAGACTCCTCGTACAGCACCCGGATGTAACCCTGGATTTTGTAACCAGTGAGAGCTATACCGGAAGTAAAATCACGGAAATTCATCCTCATCTTCAGGACCTCGTTGATATAACTTTGATTTCGATCGATGATGTTGCTGAGTATGAACCCGATCTTGTTTTCCTGGCACTTCCTCATGGCGTGTCGATGAATTTTGTAAAAGATCATGGTTTGGATGAATTTATCATTATTGACCTTTCCGGTGATTTTCGATTTTCATCACAAAGTGTTTATGAGGAGTGGTATAAAAAAGATCATATATCTGCAGAATATATGGAGCAATCTGTATATGGACTTCCTGAACTGTTTCGTGACAAAATACGGAATGCCCGTCTTGTTGCTAACCCGGGATGTTATCCCACTTCTGCGATATTAGCTCTTGCGCCTCTGATTAAGCATGGATATATCAATCCCTCCTCCATAGTTGTAGACTCAAAATCGGGTGTAACCGGGGCAGGAGCAAAACCCAAAGAAGGTTTACATTTTCCAGATGTGTTTGGAAATTTTTCAGCCTATTCGTTGGTAAACCACCGGCACACTCCCGAAATTGAAAATACACTTCTGGATTACAGCGGATACTCAACTGAAGTTCTATTTACTCCTCATCTGTTGCCCATTGACCGCGGAATTTTAACCACCACCTACAGCACGCCAAAAAAGGAAGTAAATACGGAATTGGTAGAAGAGCTTTTTCATTCCGTATATGAGAAGGAACATTTTGTGAGAGTTTTCGACTCTCCACCCTCTTTAAAAAATATTCGTGGATCCAACTATTGCGATATCCATGCCGCGTATGATGAGCGTACACATAAAATCATTACAATTTCCACCATAGATAATCTTGTAAAAGGTGCGGCCGGTCAAGCTGTACAGAATATGAATATTGTTTTTGGGCTGATCGAATCAACGGGATTGAAACATATACCACTAAACCCATAA
- a CDS encoding Tex family protein: MTELQIIKHISSTLSLSEKQVKTTANLIDEGSTIPFLARYRKEATGGLDEEQLRSVRDMLEFHRTLEDRKKTVLKAIKDQDKLTPELEEKIKACKELQTLEDLYLPYKKKRKTKGDMAKEKGLEPLAELVWNQEIENGNPLEYAREYISEENEIPDADTALTTSLDIVAEWINESVDVRDTLRAIMRKHGVITSKKNPAVKERTNFEDYYEFNNRVQYIKPHQTLALNRGERENVLFVNVELNTDRTLDNLDDVVIKNDLSIFTPYLQDAVEDAYKRLLFPSLERELRNELTDKADEHAIQTFATNLKNLLMQPPLKDQVVMGIDPAYRTGCKVAIVNETGQYLEGSTIYPTPPQEKIEESAGVINRYINKHNVTLIAIGNGTGSRETEKFIADLIQERKEKNPDEELNYLIISEAGASVYSASKIAREEFPELDAAQRGNISIARRVQDPLAELVKIDPKSIGVGLYQHDINQTALSKKLDDVVESCVNDVGVNLNTASSELLTHISGLSRNVAKNIVTYREKKGRIGNREEIKSISGVGDFRFQQSAGFLRIPEGKHPLDNTAIHPESYEATEKLCNLFGINIDNLSKEKKKIESALSGINKKQVAEQVGVGIPTLELIIENLQKPGRDPRESLPKPLLRSDILKMEDLSPGMKLEGTVRNVVDFGAFVDIGVKQDGLLHISKMAKEKRVDDPHDVVAVGDIINVEITNIDLERGRIGLALV, from the coding sequence ATGACCGAATTACAGATTATCAAGCATATTTCCTCAACACTTTCTCTTTCCGAGAAGCAGGTAAAAACTACAGCTAACTTAATTGATGAGGGATCTACCATTCCATTTTTAGCCAGATACAGAAAAGAGGCTACCGGTGGATTGGATGAAGAACAACTCCGCTCCGTCCGCGATATGCTTGAATTTCACCGAACACTCGAGGATCGTAAGAAAACGGTTTTGAAAGCTATAAAAGATCAGGACAAACTCACGCCTGAACTTGAGGAAAAAATCAAAGCGTGCAAAGAACTTCAGACACTCGAAGATCTTTACCTGCCATATAAGAAGAAGCGAAAAACCAAAGGCGATATGGCGAAGGAGAAAGGCCTTGAGCCGTTGGCTGAGCTCGTTTGGAATCAGGAAATTGAGAATGGTAATCCGCTTGAATATGCTCGTGAGTACATCAGTGAAGAAAATGAGATTCCGGATGCAGATACTGCTTTAACAACTTCACTGGATATTGTTGCCGAATGGATCAACGAATCGGTGGATGTACGTGATACACTTCGTGCAATTATGAGAAAACATGGAGTGATCACATCAAAGAAAAATCCGGCTGTTAAAGAGCGGACCAATTTTGAGGATTACTATGAATTCAACAATCGTGTGCAGTACATCAAACCGCATCAGACACTGGCGCTAAATCGCGGTGAGCGCGAAAACGTGCTTTTTGTAAATGTGGAGTTGAACACCGATCGGACACTGGATAACCTTGATGATGTGGTGATTAAAAATGATCTCTCCATTTTTACTCCCTATTTGCAGGATGCTGTTGAAGATGCCTACAAACGGCTTTTGTTTCCATCACTTGAACGGGAACTTCGAAATGAACTTACCGACAAAGCCGACGAACACGCCATTCAGACCTTCGCCACCAATCTCAAAAATCTGTTGATGCAGCCACCACTAAAGGACCAGGTAGTAATGGGAATTGACCCGGCCTACCGAACCGGTTGTAAAGTGGCCATTGTGAATGAAACAGGTCAGTATTTGGAGGGCTCAACGATCTATCCAACTCCTCCGCAGGAAAAAATCGAAGAGAGTGCAGGGGTTATAAACCGGTACATCAACAAGCATAACGTAACACTTATAGCTATCGGAAATGGCACAGGCAGCCGGGAAACTGAAAAATTTATCGCCGATTTGATTCAAGAGCGTAAAGAGAAAAATCCGGATGAGGAATTGAACTACCTGATCATCAGCGAGGCGGGAGCTTCGGTTTATTCCGCTTCAAAAATTGCCAGGGAAGAATTTCCAGAACTGGATGCCGCACAGCGCGGTAATATTTCGATTGCACGACGGGTTCAGGATCCGCTGGCAGAGTTGGTAAAAATTGATCCGAAATCTATTGGAGTTGGATTGTATCAACATGACATCAACCAAACCGCACTCTCCAAAAAACTGGATGATGTGGTGGAAAGCTGTGTGAATGATGTGGGTGTGAATTTGAATACAGCAAGTTCGGAGCTTCTTACACACATTTCCGGATTGAGCAGAAATGTGGCCAAAAACATTGTTACGTATCGAGAGAAAAAAGGCCGTATTGGGAATCGGGAAGAGATTAAATCCATTTCCGGTGTCGGGGACTTTCGATTTCAGCAGTCAGCCGGGTTCCTAAGAATTCCTGAAGGCAAACACCCGCTTGATAATACCGCCATCCATCCCGAAAGCTATGAAGCCACTGAAAAGCTCTGTAACCTGTTTGGAATTAACATAGATAATCTCTCGAAAGAGAAGAAGAAAATTGAATCGGCCTTATCAGGTATCAACAAAAAACAAGTGGCAGAACAGGTTGGAGTTGGCATTCCTACTCTTGAACTCATCATCGAAAATCTCCAAAAACCGGGACGTGATCCTCGCGAATCTCTGCCAAAACCGTTGCTGCGGTCGGATATCCTGAAAATGGAAGACCTCTCCCCCGGCATGAAACTGGAAGGTACGGTTCGAAATGTAGTAGACTTCGGCGCATTCGTAGATATCGGCGTAAAACAAGATGGACTCCTTCACATCTCAAAAATGGCAAAAGAGAAGCGCGTGGATGATCCCCATGATGTCGTTGCGGTTGGAGATATCATTAATGTAGAGATTACCAATATTGATCTGGAGCGCGGTCGGATTGGCTTGGCTTTGGTGTGA
- the argB gene encoding acetylglutamate kinase, with protein MSQNQNKIDKAISSISFKVDEKHLHSLKDQLILIKTGGNALKDEETKNEIVSQISILSQLGAKVVVVHGGGIEIKQLLDDVGMVSEFVGGHRKTDAKAMGYVEMALSGMVNKELVGLLNARDVRAVGISGRDASMVRAKKRFHIVETDGVEEKHDLGFVGDVDKIDTKLIKTLVDADYIPVLSPVSSGENGESYNINADMFAGHMAGALNAEKFMALTNIDGLLEDIDDPDSIISELTPSEARNLFGSVIQGGMIPKIEASLIALEEGVDSSHIINGTKKEHLLRILLTDERLGTEIKN; from the coding sequence TTGTCACAGAATCAAAATAAAATCGACAAAGCCATCTCATCCATTTCGTTCAAAGTCGATGAAAAGCATCTGCATTCTCTCAAAGACCAACTCATTCTCATCAAAACCGGCGGCAACGCATTAAAAGATGAGGAGACAAAAAACGAAATTGTCTCTCAGATCTCCATTCTCAGTCAGCTTGGCGCAAAGGTAGTCGTGGTGCACGGCGGTGGAATTGAAATCAAACAACTTTTGGATGATGTTGGTATGGTATCGGAATTCGTTGGAGGGCATCGAAAAACGGATGCCAAAGCGATGGGCTATGTAGAGATGGCTCTCAGCGGAATGGTGAACAAAGAACTGGTTGGACTGCTGAATGCCAGAGATGTTCGGGCGGTCGGAATTTCCGGACGCGATGCATCGATGGTCCGTGCCAAAAAACGATTCCATATTGTTGAAACAGACGGAGTCGAAGAAAAACATGATTTGGGCTTTGTTGGCGATGTGGATAAAATCGACACAAAATTGATAAAAACCCTGGTTGATGCGGATTATATCCCGGTCCTCTCCCCTGTGTCATCCGGCGAAAACGGTGAGAGTTATAACATCAATGCAGATATGTTTGCTGGTCATATGGCAGGCGCATTGAATGCAGAGAAATTTATGGCACTCACGAATATCGATGGATTACTGGAAGATATTGACGATCCCGATTCGATCATCTCTGAGCTTACCCCTTCCGAAGCTCGAAACCTATTTGGCTCAGTCATACAAGGTGGGATGATTCCAAAAATTGAAGCCAGCCTCATTGCATTGGAGGAAGGAGTAGATTCATCGCACATAATTAACGGTACGAAAAAGGAACATTTATTACGTATCTTATTGACTGATGAAAGACTTGGAACTGAGATCAAAAACTAA
- a CDS encoding aspartate aminotransferase family protein, with protein sequence MPTNITGKVFKTVKSIFGKEPAQKKAEKYHFDLYGRYPIALVKGKGSKVWDDERNEYIDALAGIAVNSLGHSHPKIVKAIQKQAEKLIHVSNFYYNGPQSDLAEMLVKLSGLDKAFFCNSGAEAVEGSIKLARRYSYKKGKTGTIISMKNSFHGRTLGTIAMGKEKYQEGYSPIPPGFKHIHVNDVEELENSVDEETVAIIIEPIQGEGGIVEATPEYLKTARKLCNQYEIPLIFDEVQCGIARTGKMFAHEHYGIKPDIMPLAKALGSGFPIGAVVAKEEFANAFDHGSHGTTFGGNPLACAAAVETLKVILDEDICEKARVRGDYLRTRLADHASHWNAIRDVRGKGLMVGVELAFEGGDVVKEMLKRGVLSNCASGDVIRLVPPLIITKEELDTVVDVLVESIKEVEKKNAKV encoded by the coding sequence ATGCCCACAAATATAACCGGAAAAGTTTTTAAAACGGTAAAAAGCATTTTCGGAAAGGAACCAGCTCAAAAAAAAGCAGAAAAGTATCATTTTGATCTCTATGGGCGCTATCCCATTGCATTGGTTAAGGGAAAAGGTTCAAAAGTTTGGGATGATGAACGCAATGAATATATCGATGCACTTGCCGGTATAGCCGTAAATAGCCTGGGGCATTCTCATCCAAAGATTGTAAAAGCAATTCAGAAACAGGCTGAAAAACTGATTCACGTTTCAAACTTCTATTATAACGGTCCGCAGAGCGATCTCGCTGAAATGCTGGTAAAGCTTTCGGGTTTGGATAAAGCGTTCTTCTGCAACAGTGGAGCTGAAGCGGTTGAAGGTTCCATCAAACTTGCCAGGCGGTACTCATACAAAAAAGGCAAGACCGGGACGATTATCAGTATGAAAAACTCCTTCCATGGGCGAACCCTTGGAACTATTGCGATGGGCAAAGAGAAATACCAGGAAGGTTATAGCCCCATCCCTCCCGGGTTTAAACATATCCATGTGAATGATGTTGAGGAACTTGAGAATTCAGTGGATGAAGAAACGGTTGCAATCATTATTGAACCGATACAGGGAGAGGGTGGAATTGTTGAGGCAACACCTGAATATCTAAAAACTGCCCGGAAACTTTGTAATCAATATGAAATACCTTTGATTTTTGATGAGGTTCAGTGCGGTATTGCGCGAACAGGAAAAATGTTTGCTCACGAGCATTATGGCATCAAACCAGATATTATGCCATTGGCTAAAGCACTTGGTTCCGGTTTCCCAATTGGAGCAGTTGTAGCGAAAGAAGAATTTGCCAATGCGTTTGATCACGGCAGCCACGGTACTACATTTGGAGGAAATCCGCTCGCTTGTGCCGCAGCCGTTGAAACACTGAAAGTAATTCTCGATGAAGATATTTGCGAAAAAGCCAGGGTTCGGGGAGATTATCTCAGAACACGCCTTGCTGATCACGCAAGTCATTGGAATGCTATAAGAGACGTTCGCGGCAAAGGGTTGATGGTTGGCGTAGAGTTGGCTTTTGAAGGCGGTGATGTTGTCAAGGAGATGCTCAAAAGAGGTGTCCTCTCCAATTGCGCCTCCGGAGATGTCATTCGGCTGGTGCCTCCGCTTATCATCACTAAAGAAGAGCTGGACACAGTTGTAGATGTACTCGTAGAATCGATTAAAGAAGTAGAAAAAAAGAATGCCAAAGTATAA
- a CDS encoding DUF2283 domain-containing protein, producing MKFNYYPQTDSLYIDLSSKTSVTSEEVSEGIIIDYDGEGNIVGIDIDNASKKIDLEDLSFSKIPFKKKPVSDSIS from the coding sequence ATGAAATTTAACTACTACCCCCAAACAGATTCACTTTATATCGATCTATCATCAAAAACCAGCGTAACAAGCGAGGAAGTATCAGAAGGTATTATAATTGATTATGATGGCGAAGGAAATATTGTTGGAATCGATATTGATAATGCAAGTAAAAAGATAGATTTGGAGGATCTTTCCTTTTCAAAAATTCCATTCAAAAAAAAACCTGTTTCCGATTCGATTTCCTAA